DNA from Hyalangium gracile:
AGCAGCCTGGCGATGAGGGTGCGAGCCTTGCCTGTCTGCTCGGTGCTGGGAGGAGGGGAGACCTGGGCGGATGCCGTGCGCATGGGCGCAGCGTAGCAGCCTGGGACGCTGCCTCCGAGAGGCCGCCCCGACCGGGAACCCGTGACAAAGCCCCCAACTCCGGGTGAACCTGAGGAAAATCCTCTGGGGGACACCTTGCGCAAGATCCTGTGCTGTCTGGGAGCGATTGCTCTCCTGCTGAGCGCCTGCGATGACGACTCGACATACGTCGGGAGCGTGACGGAGCCACCCGCTCCGGTGCGTCTGAAGCCGGGCGAGGCTGGGGAGCTGTCCCTGTCGCTGCGGAACGACGGGACCGGGACGTGGAAGACCGGAGACGTGAAGCTGGTCCTGAAGGATCAGCCGGACTGGAAGGGCACGCTCGCGCTCGAGAAGAAGACGAAGCCCGGCGAGGTGGCCACCTTCAAGGGCAGCGTCACCGTGCCGGGACAGCCCGGCCTCCACACGCTGAAGTGGACGCCCCAGCACAAGGGCACCGACTTCGAGAGCGCCATCGAGGTGCAGGTGGAGGCCTCCTGCTCGGACGGCGTCTTCTGCAATGGCGAGGAGCGCTTCGCCAACGGGCAGTGTGTCGCGAGCGCCTCGCCCTGTGACGACGAGACGGCCTGCACCGTGGACGCCTGCGACGAGCAGAAGCAGACCTGCAAGCACACGCCGACCGGCGAGTGCGCGATCTGCCAGGCGGGCCCGACCTGCACCCCCCAGTGCGATGGCAAGCAGTGCGGCGATGACACCTGCGGCGGAGAGTGCGGCACCTGTCCCTCGGGGCAGGCCTGCGCGCAGGCCATCTTCCAGTGCAAGCCCGAGGGGCAGCCGGGGACCTGTCGCTCTCCGCTGCCGCTGCTGGCGGACGGCGTCCCGTTCGTCGGAGACCACGTCATCGCCGGCGACAGCTCCGGCGGAGTCCACCAGCTGGTGCCGTCCTGCAACAGCACCAGCACCGCGGTGGAGACCGTCTACACCTTCACCCTCACCGAGCGGATGGGCATGGAGGCGCGCGTCTCCGGGCCCCACTACGACACGGTGCTCCACCTGAGGAAGAAGCGCACCGCAGACGGCGCGGCCGACTGCCTCGACAATACGCCCGCGAAGACGGTCGCGTGCAGCGACGACTCCTCGCCCCCGGGAGACTACGGCTCTCGCATCACCGTGGCGCTGGATCCGGGCACCTACTACCTCATCGTCGATGGCTTCGATGCCACCCAGGCGGGGGAGTTCAAGCTGAGCGTCCGCTTCGCCGCGCAGGGCTGCGTGCCCAAGTGCGACGGCGTGTACTGCGGCGGCAGTGATGGCTGCGGTGGCAACTGCGGCGTCTGCGGCGACGCCGAGTCCTGCGTGAAGGGCCGCTGCCTGCCGAGCCCCTGCTTCCCCCAGTGCGACGGCAAGGAGTGCGGGGATGACGGCTGCGGTGGCCAGTGCGGCTTCTGCCCCGGACAGGAGCTGTGCGTGGTGGCCACCGGCCAGTGTGACACCTTCGCGGCCTGCGACCACCTGCGCCCCACGTGCTCGCCGGGCTGCAGCGCGGCGGAGTTCTGCGGCACGGACTGCAAGTGCCACCTGGTGGGCGAGCCGCTGCCGGACCTCGTCGTGGACGAGAAGCGGCTGCGGGACGAGATCCTCTTCGACAACGTCTACGTCACCGAGAACTCCTGCGCGAAGGTGGAGGAGTGCGTGTCGGGCATCGGCAACCGCCGCGTGCTGCGCTTCAGCGTGGAGGCGGTGAACCAGGGCAAT
Protein-coding regions in this window:
- a CDS encoding lysyl oxidase family protein; amino-acid sequence: MRKILCCLGAIALLLSACDDDSTYVGSVTEPPAPVRLKPGEAGELSLSLRNDGTGTWKTGDVKLVLKDQPDWKGTLALEKKTKPGEVATFKGSVTVPGQPGLHTLKWTPQHKGTDFESAIEVQVEASCSDGVFCNGEERFANGQCVASASPCDDETACTVDACDEQKQTCKHTPTGECAICQAGPTCTPQCDGKQCGDDTCGGECGTCPSGQACAQAIFQCKPEGQPGTCRSPLPLLADGVPFVGDHVIAGDSSGGVHQLVPSCNSTSTAVETVYTFTLTERMGMEARVSGPHYDTVLHLRKKRTADGAADCLDNTPAKTVACSDDSSPPGDYGSRITVALDPGTYYLIVDGFDATQAGEFKLSVRFAAQGCVPKCDGVYCGGSDGCGGNCGVCGDAESCVKGRCLPSPCFPQCDGKECGDDGCGGQCGFCPGQELCVVATGQCDTFAACDHLRPTCSPGCSAAEFCGTDCKCHLVGEPLPDLVVDEKRLRDEILFDNVYVTENSCAKVEECVSGIGNRRVLRFSVEAVNQGNATLTVPPPANRPDLFTFSPCHGHFHFSGFATYALLDLEGNTVLTGRKQAYCMEDTQRIAAGPQIACSKEFDCDNQGIQRGWSDLYGNTLDCQWLDITDVAPGNYQLQVTLNPARSFQEETLDNNTAVVPVTIPAP